In the Leptospira limi genome, one interval contains:
- a CDS encoding menaquinone biosynthetic enzyme MqnA/MqnD family protein yields the protein MKIGIVKHLNARPLTLYFEKSPEFTPVYENPSVLIELLKQGELDCALVSSIECERNKDQFDYTKIVGVCARDVVRSVLFFQNQTEPGIPNVVYTDKGSRSSVCLLQCLFYLEYGKKIEVIPTDAMEISKMMDSGIGSHLLFGDHALLQIPINGYQAIDLAEWWNRITGHYFCFAFWAYPKGKEWDNQIFLKALEYGLKELPTIISEEKRLPIAITERYLKQELHYIPEKKNLDGFALFIETAKGLGLL from the coding sequence TTGAAGATTGGTATCGTAAAACACCTAAATGCACGCCCACTTACCCTCTATTTTGAAAAGTCCCCTGAATTTACCCCTGTGTATGAGAATCCAAGTGTGCTCATAGAACTACTCAAACAGGGAGAACTCGACTGTGCCCTTGTTTCTTCTATTGAATGTGAACGAAACAAGGACCAATTTGATTACACAAAAATTGTAGGAGTTTGTGCACGTGACGTTGTTCGTTCTGTTTTGTTCTTTCAAAATCAAACAGAACCTGGGATTCCCAATGTAGTTTATACAGATAAAGGTTCCAGGTCCAGTGTTTGCCTATTACAATGTTTATTCTATTTGGAGTATGGTAAAAAAATCGAAGTGATCCCTACCGATGCGATGGAAATTTCCAAAATGATGGATTCAGGGATTGGTTCCCATTTATTATTTGGAGACCATGCTCTTTTGCAAATTCCAATCAATGGATACCAAGCCATTGACCTTGCCGAGTGGTGGAATCGAATCACTGGACATTATTTTTGTTTTGCGTTTTGGGCTTATCCAAAGGGAAAAGAATGGGACAACCAAATCTTTTTAAAAGCACTTGAGTATGGACTGAAAGAACTTCCAACCATCATCAGTGAAGAAAAACGCCTTCCCATCGCCATAACAGAGCGTTATCTCAAACAAGAATTACACTATATTCCTGAGAAAAAAAATTTAGATGGGTTTGCCTTATTCATTGAAACCGCAAAAGGATTGGGACTACTCTAA
- a CDS encoding LIC11874 family lipoprotein: MFRFFLFLLLFCYGCFEYEETILFRKMSSGTVEISYTVPLKKDSNESLVKFLPTSKEEILTSVKKKSNNNLQVRDFTFRELEKSETTDMYFKRKGKVSYKLDFEDPVHLEGVLIGTFSIKQKPRSVTVKRDFPNLTDNAILDTSAGEKKIISETSRLLREGKIQFKVLFPKDSECSSNRGFIGLGNLVYQIPLQETLENPDTKTWEYKIRFF; this comes from the coding sequence GTGTTTCGTTTTTTTCTATTTTTACTCCTTTTCTGTTATGGTTGTTTTGAATACGAGGAGACAATTCTCTTTCGTAAAATGAGTTCCGGAACGGTTGAAATATCCTATACCGTTCCTCTCAAAAAAGATTCCAATGAATCCCTGGTTAAATTTTTACCCACTTCGAAAGAAGAAATCCTAACATCTGTTAAAAAGAAATCAAATAACAATTTACAAGTAAGAGATTTTACGTTTCGAGAATTAGAAAAATCAGAAACAACTGATATGTATTTCAAACGAAAAGGAAAGGTATCCTATAAATTGGATTTTGAAGATCCCGTTCATCTTGAGGGAGTTCTCATTGGTACATTTTCCATCAAACAAAAACCTAGATCCGTGACTGTCAAACGTGACTTCCCCAATCTCACGGATAATGCAATTCTTGATACCAGTGCTGGAGAGAAAAAAATCATATCGGAAACATCACGGTTGTTAAGGGAAGGAAAAATCCAATTCAAAGTTTTGTTTCCCAAGGATTCTGAATGTAGTTCGAATCGCGGATTTATAGGACTTGGAAATTTGGTCTACCAAATCCCTTTACAGGAAACGTTAGAAAATCCAGATACAAAAACTTGGGAATACAAAATCCGTTTTTTTTGA
- a CDS encoding ammonium transporter: MRHLGVYFSLIGLLLVSNVFAETVVTPDKDSLESLAKEMAEIKTSLAETKLALETTKQEANWVWTCIAAFLVFFMQAGFAYVEAGFTRAKNAVNILMKNFSDLTVGAIAYWLIGFSIMFGPQIVSGFGIGLPSFAESLINAEDGSMDPSKYTFFIFQIVFAATAATIVSGAMAERTKFSAYLIFSEVITAFIYPVFGSLAWGSLLGISTGFLETLGLGGGDGVGFHDFAGSTVVHSIGAWAGLAGAIVVGPRMGKFQSDGRVYPILGHNMSMAALGVFILWFGWFGFNPGSTTSIEGGSFAKIAVVTHMAACAGAISAMVLTWYLFKKPEIGLTLNGGLAGLVAITAPCDNVSIFGAVLIGLVAGVLVIISVLFLDKQRIDDPVGAVSVHGVCGAWGTLAYGLFSLDTGLFYGAGFAQFAAQAIGVVTAFFWAFPVSLLVFYLIKRTVGLRVSEEEELLGLDILEHGNEAYPVSK, encoded by the coding sequence ATGAGACATCTCGGAGTTTATTTTAGTTTGATAGGATTACTGTTGGTAAGTAATGTATTTGCGGAAACAGTCGTTACCCCTGACAAAGATAGTTTGGAATCACTTGCCAAGGAAATGGCAGAGATCAAAACCTCACTGGCAGAGACAAAACTGGCATTGGAAACCACAAAACAAGAAGCAAATTGGGTTTGGACTTGTATTGCTGCCTTCCTTGTATTTTTTATGCAAGCTGGTTTTGCCTATGTGGAAGCAGGTTTCACACGTGCCAAAAATGCAGTGAACATTCTCATGAAAAACTTTTCCGACTTAACAGTGGGAGCAATCGCGTATTGGCTCATCGGATTTTCGATTATGTTTGGTCCTCAAATTGTGAGCGGATTTGGTATTGGTCTTCCATCATTTGCCGAATCTCTCATCAATGCAGAGGATGGGAGTATGGATCCATCCAAGTATACATTTTTTATCTTCCAGATTGTATTTGCTGCCACAGCCGCGACGATTGTTTCCGGAGCCATGGCGGAACGCACAAAATTTTCAGCCTATCTGATTTTTTCTGAGGTAATTACCGCGTTCATTTATCCCGTGTTTGGTTCTTTAGCTTGGGGGAGTTTACTTGGGATTTCAACAGGTTTTCTCGAAACATTAGGCCTTGGTGGTGGAGACGGAGTTGGGTTTCATGATTTTGCTGGATCAACAGTGGTACATAGCATCGGAGCTTGGGCAGGGCTTGCAGGTGCAATCGTAGTTGGACCTCGTATGGGTAAGTTCCAATCTGATGGCCGTGTATACCCGATTCTTGGGCACAATATGTCGATGGCGGCACTTGGTGTTTTTATTTTATGGTTTGGATGGTTTGGCTTTAACCCTGGTTCGACGACATCGATCGAAGGGGGAAGTTTTGCAAAAATTGCGGTTGTGACACATATGGCAGCTTGTGCCGGTGCTATCAGTGCTATGGTTCTCACATGGTATTTATTCAAAAAACCTGAAATCGGTCTCACGTTAAATGGTGGTCTTGCAGGACTTGTTGCCATCACTGCACCTTGTGATAATGTCAGCATCTTCGGTGCCGTTCTCATTGGACTTGTGGCAGGAGTCCTTGTCATCATTTCCGTTCTCTTTTTAGACAAACAAAGGATTGATGACCCAGTAGGTGCAGTTTCTGTTCATGGTGTATGTGGTGCCTGGGGGACTTTGGCCTATGGACTTTTTAGTCTCGATACAGGCCTATTTTATGGAGCCGGTTTTGCCCAATTTGCGGCACAGGCAATCGGTGTTGTGACTGCATTTTTCTGGGCTTTTCCTGTGAGTCTTTTGGTATTTTATTTGATTAAAAGGACGGTTGGCCTTCGGGTTTCGGAAGAAGAAGAATTATTAGGATTGGATATTTTGGAACACGGAAACGAAGCTTACCCCGTTTCGAAATAG
- a CDS encoding SpoIIE family protein phosphatase — protein MVDFKVSKRMLVNFRGQNKVVGGLTDKDKIAILLYISKEFANLDREDQLFSKVILICQEIFESDNTTLRLWDGEFLVPVKFVKETEPPRRNLKLGEGYSGTVFETKEPILVNDLSRSAHYFDEGEKTKSVMCVPIMQKEEILGTLAVESERENFYIIDDLEILEALTSQLALALYGVRLIEGLVTARAREAAILNQLEWDLKMGRNVQSQILPQDLSAWNGIYFASHYEPMAEVSGDLVDIVRQGHSLTAINIDVSGHGIPAALVTMAIHHQFRRSVMAGLGLTEIMEELGEKLWEQLPESTYFTAFMVRIFSDYTFGYVNAGHQRMLHYKASDDTFIQYDTKGVPLGILPVRKIDYEEKQGKLEPGDFLLLISDGFSEQRNHLKDEVGVERIQTWLHDEREKLVIEGRGKVDLKKLASSFIKRFRTYQGEVPNGDDLSFLFLYCGDSIPEASHYIQLAKQSNSKMKMEEAYAQALKAFSIDSSLKEILVFLGKMYYRDGKYTEAIRYLEEYLRTSGDNTAASHFMMGRAYYKAGMISEAKRALKMALSSDHSFAKASILLAQCYLKENAKPKAIKVLQQGVKNTPQNLELKTSLLRLESHTQKVS, from the coding sequence ATGGTTGATTTCAAAGTTTCCAAACGAATGCTCGTCAACTTCCGCGGACAGAACAAAGTTGTGGGAGGATTAACAGATAAAGATAAAATTGCAATCCTTCTTTATATCTCCAAAGAATTTGCCAATTTAGATAGAGAAGACCAACTCTTTTCCAAGGTCATCCTGATATGCCAGGAAATATTTGAGTCGGACAACACCACACTCAGGTTATGGGATGGTGAGTTCTTAGTCCCAGTAAAATTTGTCAAAGAAACTGAACCACCTCGCAGGAATTTAAAACTGGGTGAGGGTTATTCTGGGACAGTGTTTGAAACCAAAGAACCAATTCTTGTGAACGATTTGTCCCGTTCCGCTCATTACTTTGATGAAGGGGAAAAAACCAAATCGGTGATGTGTGTTCCTATCATGCAAAAGGAAGAAATCCTTGGAACACTTGCAGTAGAAAGTGAAAGAGAGAATTTTTATATCATTGATGATTTGGAAATCCTCGAAGCCTTAACTTCCCAACTGGCACTTGCTTTATATGGAGTACGCCTGATTGAAGGACTTGTCACTGCTAGGGCAAGGGAAGCCGCCATCTTAAACCAATTAGAATGGGATTTGAAGATGGGACGAAATGTCCAAAGCCAAATTCTCCCCCAGGACTTAAGTGCTTGGAATGGAATCTATTTTGCAAGCCATTACGAACCTATGGCAGAAGTCAGTGGAGATTTAGTCGACATTGTCAGACAAGGTCATTCGTTAACTGCAATTAACATTGATGTATCGGGACATGGAATTCCAGCAGCACTTGTCACAATGGCGATCCACCATCAGTTCCGTCGTTCCGTCATGGCAGGACTTGGTCTCACAGAAATCATGGAAGAGTTAGGCGAAAAATTATGGGAACAACTCCCGGAATCTACCTACTTCACTGCCTTTATGGTACGAATTTTTAGCGATTATACTTTTGGTTATGTGAATGCAGGCCACCAACGGATGTTACATTACAAAGCTTCCGATGATACCTTCATTCAATATGACACTAAAGGTGTTCCTCTTGGAATTTTGCCAGTCCGCAAAATCGATTATGAGGAAAAACAAGGGAAACTCGAACCTGGTGACTTTTTACTTTTGATCTCAGATGGATTCAGTGAACAAAGAAACCATTTAAAAGATGAAGTAGGTGTAGAGAGAATCCAAACTTGGTTACATGACGAGAGAGAAAAACTTGTCATTGAAGGAAGAGGGAAAGTGGATCTAAAAAAATTAGCATCCTCTTTTATCAAACGTTTCCGAACTTACCAAGGAGAAGTACCAAATGGAGACGACTTAAGTTTTCTCTTTCTATATTGTGGTGATTCCATTCCTGAAGCATCTCATTACATCCAACTGGCAAAACAATCCAATTCAAAAATGAAAATGGAAGAAGCCTATGCCCAAGCTCTCAAAGCATTTAGTATCGATTCTTCCTTAAAAGAGATATTGGTATTTCTTGGAAAAATGTATTACAGAGATGGAAAGTATACAGAAGCAATTCGTTACTTAGAAGAGTATTTAAGAACTTCCGGTGATAACACAGCTGCATCACATTTTATGATGGGCAGAGCTTATTACAAAGCAGGTATGATCTCGGAAGCAAAACGAGCGTTAAAGATGGCACTCTCCAGTGACCATAGTTTTGCGAAAGCGAGTATTTTACTTGCACAGTGTTATTTAAAAGAAAATGCGAAACCAAAAGCGATTAAGGTATTACAACAAGGCGTAAAAAACACACCTCAAAATCTGGAATTAAAAACTTCGCTTTTGAGATTAGAATCACATACCCAAAAGGTAAGTTAA
- a CDS encoding AsmA family protein → MKKIGYGIVGFIASVLLIIIIAFVFAGSIITPSFLVKQIESSLNVRAHVETVNINLFNVLSGIEIEGIILAPRDEIANKGIPLEERKSKPKGTIQLGKVDVKISFLALLTKTVKVNKLVLKQPNIALTMYEDGGNNLTSLFKTPKIVNGEKNPALSPEALAEKKAEAAEEAKEKASEPPSGPFSIKDIPIAIQMSLVGIQEGNIQVNMRKTGQQILVQKLDLELKDIDIDGSDLASHNSLKVNFDTDVTIIGKNKKEAAKFLLETGGKVTPFVEKTGLVNPKVIYEVTMKEDSFLSGFAAFDAIAGELPALNQAGLKLDKLKEKAELKKDVSFQVEYSNGKVTFLDEPTFPTKNYDLQISKGSYIITTTNYHEMRMGMLYDEAESKKSLASVDEKIKQATKGQGDPKELRNKIVGNLVKDERLFIPFRTYGDIRNPNVELGVGIGTLTDLIGGAVKEVIKGKAGDALKKIPGAGNALKGLGF, encoded by the coding sequence ATGAAAAAAATAGGTTATGGAATTGTTGGGTTTATTGCCTCAGTTCTTTTAATCATTATCATCGCATTTGTATTTGCAGGAAGTATCATCACTCCGAGCTTTCTCGTCAAACAAATTGAATCTTCCTTAAATGTCAGAGCACATGTTGAAACAGTAAATATCAATCTATTCAATGTACTTTCAGGCATTGAAATCGAAGGGATCATCCTAGCACCAAGGGATGAGATTGCGAATAAAGGAATCCCTCTAGAGGAAAGGAAATCAAAACCAAAAGGTACGATCCAACTTGGTAAAGTCGATGTTAAAATTTCTTTCTTAGCTCTCTTAACAAAAACCGTTAAGGTCAACAAACTCGTCTTAAAACAACCTAATATCGCTCTTACGATGTATGAAGACGGTGGTAATAATTTAACTTCACTATTCAAAACTCCCAAAATTGTGAATGGTGAAAAAAATCCCGCACTTTCCCCTGAGGCCTTAGCAGAGAAAAAAGCAGAGGCAGCAGAGGAAGCCAAAGAAAAAGCAAGTGAACCACCTTCTGGTCCATTTTCGATCAAGGACATTCCGATTGCCATTCAAATGAGTCTTGTTGGAATCCAAGAAGGGAATATCCAAGTGAATATGCGTAAAACTGGCCAACAAATCCTTGTCCAAAAATTGGATTTGGAATTAAAGGACATTGATATTGATGGCAGTGATTTAGCTTCGCATAACAGCCTAAAGGTAAATTTTGATACTGATGTAACAATCATTGGAAAAAACAAAAAAGAGGCTGCAAAGTTTTTATTGGAAACCGGTGGTAAGGTAACTCCGTTTGTGGAAAAAACTGGTTTAGTGAATCCAAAGGTAATTTACGAAGTCACCATGAAAGAAGATTCCTTCCTTTCTGGTTTCGCTGCCTTTGATGCCATAGCTGGAGAACTTCCTGCTCTCAACCAAGCTGGACTGAAACTAGACAAATTAAAGGAAAAAGCAGAACTTAAAAAAGATGTAAGTTTCCAAGTTGAGTATAGCAACGGTAAGGTGACTTTTCTTGATGAACCAACTTTCCCAACCAAAAATTATGACCTTCAAATCTCAAAAGGATCCTACATCATCACTACAACTAACTACCATGAAATGAGAATGGGAATGTTGTATGATGAAGCTGAATCTAAAAAATCCCTCGCTTCTGTTGATGAAAAAATCAAACAAGCCACCAAAGGCCAAGGGGATCCCAAAGAACTCCGGAATAAAATCGTAGGGAATTTGGTAAAAGATGAACGGTTGTTTATTCCTTTTAGAACCTATGGTGATATTCGAAATCCAAATGTAGAACTTGGTGTTGGAATCGGAACATTAACAGACCTCATAGGCGGGGCTGTCAAAGAAGTGATCAAAGGAAAAGCAGGCGACGCCTTAAAAAAGATTCCTGGTGCAGGGAATGCGTTAAAAGGATTGGGATTTTAG